In the Centroberyx gerrardi isolate f3 chromosome 9, fCenGer3.hap1.cur.20231027, whole genome shotgun sequence genome, one interval contains:
- the gipc3 gene encoding PDZ domain-containing protein GIPC3 → MQNGEAMSPQDSKAPGAGASEEQKAQNQSQSQTQGGVEPSAPPLPPPSPPPPGPPEYPRPRLIFHTQLAHGSPTGRIHGFTNVKELYAKIAEVFNISSSEILFCTLNSHKVDMQKLLGGQIGLEDFIFAHVRGETKEVEVTKTEDALGLTITDNGAGYAFIKRIKEGSTIDRLKSVCVGDHIEAINDQSIVGCRHYEVAKMLKEQPRGIPFTLRLVGPKKAFDMIGMRTRAPKSSEGKMVNGRETLRLRSKGAATVQEVPNEFEERATKKVDDLLESYMGIRDLELATTIVEAGKDKKNPDDFAEALDSVLGDFAFPDVFLFDVWGAIGDVKNGRI, encoded by the exons ATGCAGAACGGGGAGGCGATGAGCCCGCAGGACTCCAAGGCACCGGGGGCCGGGGCCTCAGAGGAGCAGAAGGCCCAgaaccagagccagagccagactCAGGGGGGTGTGGAGCCCTCGGCGCCGCCGCTGCCCCCTCCGTCACCACCTCCGCCTGGGCCGCCGGAGTACCCGAGGCCCAGGCTCATCTTCCACACCCAGCTGGCCCACGGCAGCCCCACAGGCCGCATTCACGGATTCACCAACGTCAAGGAGCTGTACGCCAAGATCGCCGAAGTCTTCAACATCTCCTCCTCAGAG ATCCTGTTCTGCACCCTGAACTCCCACAAGGTGGACATGCAGAAGCTGCTGGGGGGGCAGATCGGACTGGAGGACTTCATCTTCGCCCACGTCAGAGGGGAGACCAAGGAGGTGGAGGTCACCAAGACGGAGGACGCCCTGGGCCTCACCATCACAGACAACGGAGCCGGATACGCTTTCATCAAG AGGATTAAGGAAGGCAGCACCATAGACCGGCTGAAGTCGGTATGCGTTGGCGACCACATCGAGGCCATCAACGACCAGAGCATCGTCGGCTGCCGGCACTATGAGGTGGCCAAGATGCTGAAAGAGCAGCCGAGAGGCATTCCCTTCACGCTCCGACTGGTGGGGCCCAAGAAGGCTTTCG ACATGATCGGGATGAGGACCAGGGCGCCAAAGTCCAGTGAGGGCAAGATGGTGAACGGCAGGGAGACTCTGCGTCTGCGCTCCAAGGGTGCTGCCACAGTCCAGGAAGTG CCGAATGAGTTCGAGGAGCGGGCCACCAAGAAAGTGGACGACCTGCTGGAGAGCTACATGGGCATCAGAGACCTGGAGCTGG CAACCACCATAGTGGAAGCGGGCAAAGACAAGAAGAACCCTGATGACTTTGCAGAGGCCTTGGACTCAGTTCTGGGAGATTTTGCTTTccctgatgtgtttttgttcGATGTGTGGGGGGCCATCGGAGACGTCAAGAACGGCCGAATTTAG